In a genomic window of Zestosphaera sp.:
- a CDS encoding DUF973 family protein: MSFVEMIEESRVDEVDAFRRMREGALIEVTAWTLFLVVIFAIAREIITSPLRTFPHLVGAAVVLLVILFMVVFAGFVRISSGVEDLAQVNSELSKISLLIKFPLWGSLLIAVGLLLIPVIIGVMIVTVGLVLLIISYVGIILLSFEFYDEYDDKLYLIAGILFIFHVVSLIFSLGIATPVLGAVAWALTYSALSNTVRKLRRSQYSSQI, encoded by the coding sequence ATGTCTTTCGTAGAAATGATTGAAGAATCAAGAGTAGATGAAGTTGACGCGTTCCGGAGAATGCGGGAAGGAGCATTAATTGAGGTTACTGCATGGACACTTTTTCTAGTCGTTATCTTCGCGATCGCTCGCGAAATAATCACTTCTCCATTACGGACATTCCCGCATCTTGTTGGTGCGGCGGTCGTGTTGCTCGTGATCTTGTTTATGGTGGTTTTCGCCGGATTTGTTAGAATCTCTTCTGGCGTTGAAGACTTAGCTCAAGTAAATTCAGAGCTTTCGAAAATTTCTTTATTAATTAAATTCCCCTTGTGGGGTTCGCTACTTATTGCGGTGGGCCTATTGCTAATCCCAGTCATTATAGGCGTTATGATAGTGACTGTTGGGCTCGTCTTATTAATAATAAGTTACGTAGGAATAATATTATTGTCTTTTGAGTTCTACGACGAGTATGATGACAAACTATACTTGATTGCCGGCATACTCTTCATATTTCATGTAGTGTCTCTGATATTTAGTCTAGGCATCGCTACTCCAGTACTAGGCGCGGTTGCGTGGGCACTTACCTACTCCGCTCTAAGTAATACAGTTAGGAAATTACGAAGATCACAATATTCGAGCCAGATTTGA
- a CDS encoding MBL fold metallo-hydrolase: MIRYRKIVGGPLETNTYIIYSENSGIVVDPGVNPDSIMKVIEELGVTKVYSVIATHGHFDHVFYAGRVSRLLSTRFLIHELDIGLISRYKFLAEELYGDVLELPESIELVKSDVVLRFKELEVKILHTPGHTRGSLCLLVGNLLVSGDTLFKGTIGRVDFPESSAEDMKSSLIKLVKLSNNYVILPGHGEVTTLDQEKRNNQYLRRLLE; encoded by the coding sequence GTGATTAGGTATCGCAAGATAGTTGGCGGTCCTCTAGAGACTAACACCTACATAATATACTCAGAGAATAGCGGGATAGTTGTTGATCCGGGTGTTAACCCAGACTCTATAATGAAGGTTATCGAAGAATTAGGTGTTACTAAAGTATATTCAGTTATAGCCACGCACGGACATTTTGACCACGTTTTCTATGCTGGTAGAGTGTCTAGGCTCCTCAGCACTAGGTTTTTAATCCACGAGTTAGACATAGGCTTAATTAGCAGGTATAAGTTCTTAGCCGAGGAACTCTACGGCGATGTCTTAGAATTGCCGGAGTCTATAGAACTCGTGAAAAGCGATGTTGTCTTAAGGTTTAAGGAACTTGAGGTCAAGATTCTCCACACGCCAGGCCATACGAGAGGTAGTTTATGCCTGCTAGTAGGGAACTTACTTGTCAGTGGAGATACTTTATTTAAAGGCACTATAGGGAGGGTCGATTTCCCTGAGAGCTCTGCTGAGGATATGAAGAGTTCGCTTATTAAGCTCGTTAAGCTGTCCAATAATTACGTAATTCTCCCAGGTCATGGTGAAGTCACGACTCTTGATCAGGAGAAGAGAAATAATCAGTACCTGAGGAGGTTGCTCGAATAA
- a CDS encoding amidohydrolase, translating to MVSNTVLDPVEARIIELSKSLSDYIIGLRRDIHMYPELRFEEFRTSEVIMKELTKVGIEYVRAAETGIVGLVKGSGDRVVALRADMDALPIQEENEVPYKSRIEGKMHACGHDAHVAMLLGAARVLVSIKEYLRGSIKLIFQPAEEGGAGAKKVVEEGHLKDVNAIFGIHVWSDLPAGTVATRRGPMCASADSFVIRIKGMGGHAAHPELTKDPTAPAADIYNALQKIVTRNVGALKPVVITTPKFEGSKASNVIPDEVRIAGTLRTFDLDVRNRVLARIESIVKYYSLAWECEGSLELSEVFYPPVVNNPELADFVLEVANKITKTSEALMTMGAEDFSYYLQEVPGAFISLGVRNEGKGIIYPHHHPRFNVDEDVLWLGTALHALLAYNYLKRAK from the coding sequence ATGGTGTCTAACACTGTGCTAGACCCTGTTGAAGCCAGAATTATTGAGTTATCTAAGTCATTAAGTGACTACATTATTGGTTTGAGGAGAGATATTCACATGTATCCTGAGTTGAGGTTTGAGGAATTCAGGACATCAGAGGTCATTATGAAAGAGTTGACTAAAGTCGGCATCGAGTACGTTAGAGCTGCTGAGACCGGAATAGTAGGTCTTGTTAAGGGAAGCGGTGATCGCGTTGTAGCTCTGAGAGCTGATATGGATGCTCTCCCAATACAGGAAGAAAATGAAGTACCTTATAAGTCTAGAATTGAGGGTAAGATGCATGCTTGCGGTCATGACGCGCACGTAGCTATGTTGTTGGGTGCTGCCAGAGTACTCGTAAGCATTAAAGAATATCTGAGAGGAAGCATTAAGTTGATCTTCCAACCTGCTGAAGAGGGGGGTGCGGGAGCTAAGAAAGTAGTCGAGGAAGGGCATCTGAAAGACGTTAACGCAATATTCGGTATTCATGTCTGGTCTGACTTGCCTGCGGGCACAGTAGCTACTAGGAGAGGACCTATGTGTGCTTCAGCAGACTCATTCGTGATAAGGATTAAGGGTATGGGGGGTCATGCAGCACATCCAGAACTAACTAAAGATCCTACAGCGCCTGCCGCAGACATTTACAATGCTTTACAGAAAATAGTCACTAGAAACGTAGGTGCGTTAAAACCTGTCGTCATAACTACCCCGAAGTTTGAGGGGAGTAAGGCAAGTAACGTGATACCTGACGAGGTAAGAATAGCTGGAACTCTAAGAACGTTTGACCTAGATGTTAGGAATAGAGTTTTGGCTAGAATAGAATCTATAGTCAAGTATTACTCGCTAGCATGGGAATGCGAGGGTAGTCTCGAGTTAAGCGAGGTTTTCTACCCTCCGGTGGTCAATAACCCTGAACTAGCTGACTTCGTCTTGGAAGTAGCTAACAAGATAACCAAGACTTCCGAAGCTTTAATGACTATGGGAGCTGAAGACTTCTCATACTATCTGCAAGAAGTGCCTGGCGCGTTCATATCGCTCGGAGTAAGGAATGAAGGCAAAGGCATTATATACCCGCATCACCACCCAAGATTCAACGTAGATGAGGACGTGCTCTGGCTAGGAACAGCGCTACACGCGTTACTAGCATATAACTACCTCAAGAGAGCTAAGTAA
- a CDS encoding serine hydrolase produces the protein MDFTALENFIQERLTKYKFPGISVALLKGREVIYSRGFGFRDITESLPATPNTNYCVGSVTKTFTAVATMQLVERGLMSLEEPVNKFVDVIKSSDIKVYHLLSHTSGIPALGYAEALIDSYYGLSNYWFPIATPDDVVSFMRDYNEWLTHKPGERWFYLNEGYVLLGKIIEKVSGVSYESYIKTNILDKLGMKKSYFTRDEYLRDSNRATPYLINREGKHVRTEPVFGISADGGLFSNVIDLLRFTEALINRGVLDDVEILSKDSIILMERAFTQLPYESVVADSYGLGLTIRHNFFGRKLVGHSGSVLVYTAYVGYVPDEKISVAVLANSSGYPLSLIGGYALAMLLGRDPEKELPYVLTERTYDKLVGTYKNYKETVRIHVKRSGDMLFLEEDSRDSSPVPLVLEKMSEDYVLFRIHTLAAKIPVEFYIKNSKITMVYDRYELIKTTSS, from the coding sequence TTGGACTTCACTGCTCTCGAGAATTTTATTCAAGAAAGACTGACTAAGTACAAGTTTCCAGGCATTAGTGTGGCTTTACTAAAGGGCAGGGAGGTGATCTACTCTAGAGGTTTCGGCTTCCGAGACATTACCGAATCACTACCTGCAACACCAAACACAAACTATTGTGTTGGCTCCGTAACTAAGACATTCACCGCCGTAGCGACCATGCAGCTAGTTGAGAGAGGTCTAATGAGTCTCGAAGAGCCTGTAAATAAGTTTGTTGACGTGATTAAATCTAGCGATATCAAGGTTTATCACCTGCTTTCGCATACTTCAGGAATACCCGCACTAGGTTATGCTGAAGCCTTAATAGACAGCTATTATGGACTGAGCAACTACTGGTTTCCTATAGCTACTCCAGACGACGTCGTGAGCTTCATGAGAGATTATAACGAGTGGCTCACGCACAAACCTGGTGAGAGGTGGTTCTACTTGAACGAGGGTTATGTCCTTTTAGGGAAGATAATAGAGAAAGTTAGCGGGGTAAGTTACGAGTCTTATATCAAGACTAACATACTAGATAAGCTAGGTATGAAGAAGAGCTACTTTACTAGAGACGAGTATCTGAGAGACAGCAACAGAGCGACGCCGTACCTCATAAACAGGGAAGGCAAGCACGTCAGGACAGAGCCGGTGTTCGGGATCTCGGCTGATGGAGGCTTATTTAGTAACGTGATTGACCTACTCAGGTTTACCGAAGCACTAATTAATAGAGGGGTACTTGATGATGTAGAGATTCTTAGTAAAGACTCAATCATTTTGATGGAGAGAGCATTCACTCAATTGCCTTACGAGAGTGTCGTAGCTGACTCTTACGGTCTTGGCTTAACAATACGTCACAATTTCTTCGGCCGTAAGTTAGTCGGTCACAGCGGGTCTGTGTTAGTTTATACAGCTTACGTAGGCTACGTGCCTGACGAGAAAATAAGTGTTGCAGTCCTAGCTAACTCGTCAGGCTACCCACTCTCTCTCATTGGCGGGTATGCTCTAGCCATGTTACTAGGGAGAGACCCCGAGAAAGAATTGCCTTACGTACTGACTGAGAGGACATATGATAAATTAGTGGGTACATACAAAAACTATAAAGAGACTGTCAGGATACACGTTAAGAGGAGTGGAGACATGCTTTTCCTAGAAGAAGATTCTAGGGATTCAAGCCCCGTGCCCTTAGTGCTTGAGAAGATGTCTGAAGACTACGTATTGTTTAGGATCCACACATTAGCTGCCAAGATCCCAGTAGAGTTTTACATAAAGAACTCGAAAATCACGATGGTTTACGACAGGTACGAATTAATAAAAACAACTTCTTCATAA
- a CDS encoding ATP-binding cassette domain-containing protein, whose amino-acid sequence MELLVVEDLKKYFEFKKSFFAKKQYVRAVDGVSFSVEKGTTLGVVGESGSGKTTLGLTILRLIEPTSGKIIFNGSDITNLNKKELKQFRKSTGIVFQDPYSSLNPRMRVKEILERPLKIHSSEDEKTRIEKIIKTLEEVGLSAEHLMRYPHELSGGQQQRVAIARAIILRPLLVVLDEPTSSLDVSVQAQILNLLLDLQDRHKLTYIFITHDLLTAKHVSDFIMVMYLGKVVEYSTVHEVFGNPKHPYTVSLLSSIPLPDPKLRDRRRVEVVGEPPSPLNPPKGCRYHPRCPYATEVCRSKEPELLELSKRHFVACHRVSELSFNEFLADISSFLSE is encoded by the coding sequence ATGGAACTCTTAGTAGTTGAGGACTTAAAAAAGTATTTCGAATTCAAAAAAAGTTTCTTCGCTAAAAAGCAGTACGTGCGCGCAGTTGATGGAGTCTCCTTCAGCGTCGAGAAAGGAACTACGTTAGGCGTTGTGGGCGAGTCAGGTTCTGGCAAGACTACCCTAGGATTAACTATCTTGAGATTAATTGAACCTACGTCAGGCAAGATAATATTCAATGGTAGCGACATAACAAATCTTAATAAGAAGGAACTAAAACAATTCAGGAAATCTACTGGAATAGTTTTTCAAGACCCTTACTCATCACTAAATCCGAGAATGAGGGTGAAGGAAATACTTGAGAGACCTCTGAAAATACACAGCAGTGAAGACGAGAAGACACGTATAGAGAAAATAATCAAGACTTTAGAAGAGGTAGGTTTAAGTGCGGAGCACTTAATGAGATACCCGCACGAACTCTCAGGAGGTCAGCAACAGAGAGTAGCTATTGCTAGAGCTATAATACTTAGACCACTTTTAGTAGTACTTGACGAGCCAACCTCGTCTCTCGACGTGTCGGTACAGGCGCAGATACTGAACCTACTACTAGATCTTCAGGACAGGCATAAACTGACCTACATTTTCATCACGCATGACTTACTAACAGCTAAACACGTCAGTGACTTCATTATGGTGATGTACTTAGGGAAGGTCGTAGAGTATTCGACTGTACACGAGGTTTTCGGGAACCCTAAACATCCCTACACAGTCTCTTTACTCTCCTCAATACCTTTACCAGACCCTAAGTTGAGGGATAGGAGGCGCGTGGAGGTAGTGGGCGAGCCTCCGAGCCCACTCAACCCGCCTAAGGGTTGCAGATATCATCCCAGATGCCCCTACGCTACAGAGGTGTGTAGGTCGAAAGAACCTGAACTACTTGAGCTCAGTAAGAGACACTTCGTAGCGTGTCATAGAGTAAGTGAGTTAAGTTTTAACGAGTTCCTCGCCGACATAAGTAGTTTTTTATCTGAGTAA
- a CDS encoding ABC transporter ATP-binding protein, translating to MSEALLEVRDLHICYETSRGCVRAVDGVSLAIYEGETFCLVGETGCGKSTLALAIPRLLPPNARLLRGNILFKGIDLLRASESELQKIRGREIAMIFQNPMTSLNPVHTIGFQVAEVPLIHFRMSWKEALVAAVKQLGKVGIPDPDLRSKDYPHTFSGGMKQRSMIAMMTTCKPSLLIADEPTTALDVTIQAQILKLLYELKSEYGLTLLLITHNFGIVAEVCDRVGVMYAGKIVEVADVREIFENPQHPYTKGLIECVVARRKSKTRLNQIPGTPPSLLNPPSGCRFHPRCPYTTRKCLREEPQIIEVREGHLVACHNYDRIR from the coding sequence GTGTCTGAAGCGCTTCTTGAGGTAAGGGACCTACACATATGTTACGAGACTAGCAGAGGCTGTGTAAGAGCAGTTGACGGAGTAAGTCTAGCGATTTATGAGGGTGAAACCTTCTGCTTAGTCGGCGAGACAGGGTGCGGTAAGAGTACGTTGGCTTTAGCTATACCCAGACTACTCCCTCCTAACGCGAGGCTCTTACGCGGTAATATACTCTTTAAGGGCATAGACCTGTTGCGAGCTAGTGAGAGCGAGCTACAGAAGATCAGGGGAAGAGAAATAGCGATGATATTCCAGAACCCCATGACGTCTCTGAACCCAGTTCACACTATAGGTTTTCAGGTAGCTGAAGTCCCACTAATACATTTCAGAATGTCGTGGAAGGAAGCATTAGTAGCCGCGGTAAAACAATTAGGTAAAGTAGGGATACCTGACCCTGACCTAAGATCTAAAGACTACCCCCATACGTTTAGCGGGGGAATGAAACAAAGGTCTATGATAGCTATGATGACCACATGTAAGCCCAGCCTACTAATAGCTGATGAACCCACAACAGCTTTAGACGTCACTATACAGGCCCAGATACTCAAGTTGTTGTATGAACTCAAGAGTGAGTACGGACTCACATTACTACTAATAACACACAACTTCGGCATAGTAGCTGAAGTATGTGACAGAGTTGGGGTGATGTATGCTGGGAAAATAGTTGAGGTAGCTGACGTGAGAGAGATATTTGAGAACCCCCAACACCCCTACACTAAAGGTCTGATAGAGTGTGTGGTAGCTAGAAGAAAATCAAAGACCAGACTAAACCAAATACCTGGAACACCGCCTAGCCTCCTGAATCCACCCAGTGGTTGTAGGTTTCACCCAAGATGTCCCTACACTACACGTAAGTGCTTGAGAGAAGAACCCCAGATAATTGAAGTACGTGAGGGCCACTTAGTTGCTTGCCACAACTACGATAGAATTAGGTGA
- a CDS encoding ABC transporter permease, with translation MTLLIREKIKSLSSSEEFMLFLKHKRGLAGLIILSFMLFIALTADFIAPKKFDEVDPSSRLLPPSTTNVFGTDHLGRDVFSRIVYGARIALWVGLLVVLIEAGIGVPLGLIAGYYGGSIDKLISAITDMLWAFPPIILALAIVTILGPGLTNVVVAVSIVSWAPYTRIVRAKTQSIISREFITAARAVGESSLSIMFRYVLPNTLASVIVLATLTIPSAILYTTALSFLGFGAQPPTPDWGAMLNEGKDYIFKAPWCSVFPGLFITLTALSFNLLGDALRDVLDPKLRLG, from the coding sequence ATGACACTACTCATTAGAGAAAAGATTAAGTCATTAAGTAGCAGCGAGGAATTTATGCTCTTCTTAAAACATAAGAGGGGTTTAGCTGGCTTAATCATTTTGTCCTTCATGTTATTCATTGCTTTAACAGCTGACTTCATAGCTCCTAAGAAGTTTGATGAGGTAGATCCTTCATCTAGACTACTGCCACCATCTACAACGAATGTTTTCGGGACTGATCATCTAGGGAGAGACGTCTTCAGCAGGATTGTTTACGGTGCTCGGATAGCTTTATGGGTAGGTCTGCTAGTAGTCTTGATTGAAGCGGGGATAGGAGTTCCTTTAGGCTTAATAGCTGGGTACTACGGGGGGTCAATTGATAAATTAATATCAGCGATTACTGACATGCTCTGGGCTTTTCCCCCAATAATCTTGGCTCTAGCTATAGTGACTATATTGGGTCCTGGACTAACGAACGTTGTCGTAGCAGTCTCTATAGTTAGTTGGGCTCCCTACACGAGGATAGTGAGGGCTAAGACGCAGTCAATAATAAGCAGAGAATTCATAACTGCTGCGAGAGCTGTGGGTGAGTCTAGCTTGAGCATAATGTTCAGGTATGTTTTACCAAATACACTAGCTTCTGTTATAGTCCTAGCAACTTTAACTATACCTTCAGCGATACTCTACACTACAGCACTTAGCTTCTTAGGTTTCGGTGCTCAACCCCCGACTCCTGACTGGGGCGCTATGCTCAACGAGGGAAAAGACTACATATTCAAAGCACCGTGGTGTTCCGTGTTTCCCGGGCTATTCATAACCTTGACTGCATTGAGTTTTAACCTTCTAGGAGACGCTCTAAGAGACGTTCTAGACCCTAAGTTGAGGCTGGGGTGA
- a CDS encoding ABC transporter permease produces MGLLTYVAKKLLIGIPVIFGVTIILFYIMYMLPGDPIKLLLAGERVTPAKIEELRRAWGLDQPIYIQYFYWLSHVIRGDLGVSIVTKEQVSSLISQRLPYTMMLMLISTLLSYSIGVTTGLLTALKRGTLVDSVISVAGVASYSIPGFWFGLMLMLVFGYYLKLLPISGYEGLHSLILPALSLALPSSAYVMRLTRAEMIEVLNEDYIRTAWAKGLNKKRVLLVHALRNAMIPVVVMFFLDVPWLIGGAVVIETLFALPGMGRLLYVSIIRQDYAVVQGIVLIITVLTVVFNTLGDIVVAVLDPRVRIEKGGGS; encoded by the coding sequence ATGGGTCTACTCACATACGTAGCCAAGAAACTCTTAATAGGGATTCCAGTTATTTTTGGTGTAACGATAATTCTTTTCTACATAATGTATATGTTGCCAGGAGACCCCATAAAACTCCTTCTAGCTGGGGAAAGAGTAACTCCTGCTAAGATTGAGGAATTAAGGAGGGCTTGGGGACTTGACCAGCCCATATACATACAGTACTTCTACTGGCTCTCACACGTCATTAGAGGCGACTTAGGAGTCTCCATAGTTACTAAAGAGCAGGTATCTTCACTTATATCTCAGAGACTGCCTTACACTATGATGTTAATGCTCATCTCGACACTACTATCTTACTCTATTGGCGTGACGACAGGACTCCTGACAGCGCTGAAGAGGGGAACTCTAGTAGATAGCGTTATATCTGTAGCGGGAGTTGCTAGTTACTCAATACCTGGCTTCTGGTTTGGTCTTATGTTGATGTTAGTTTTTGGATACTACCTAAAGCTCTTACCCATATCTGGTTATGAGGGATTACACTCTCTGATACTGCCCGCGCTATCGCTAGCACTCCCCTCGTCGGCTTACGTGATGAGACTCACGAGAGCTGAAATGATCGAAGTCCTTAACGAAGACTATATAAGGACTGCCTGGGCTAAAGGACTTAATAAGAAGAGGGTATTATTAGTTCACGCACTTAGGAACGCGATGATACCAGTGGTCGTTATGTTCTTTCTTGATGTGCCGTGGCTGATAGGAGGTGCAGTAGTTATAGAGACTTTATTCGCTTTGCCGGGGATGGGTAGGTTACTCTATGTTTCAATAATAAGACAAGACTACGCCGTGGTTCAGGGTATAGTACTGATAATAACTGTCCTCACAGTAGTTTTCAACACATTAGGAGATATCGTGGTGGCTGTCTTAGACCCGCGCGTACGTATAGAGAAGGGTGGTGGCTCATGA
- a CDS encoding ABC transporter substrate-binding protein gives MHLNKAISKFTVIVLISVVIIALLATYFTLMPAPTPTPTSPAATTPQLKRTLVIAIPEEPMGLDVQQVTWSNEVHDLIFQPLVVLGPDMNIVPDLALSWEVSEDGTVITFHIPEGAKFSNGDPLTAEAIKESIERYKSISPYAEDFADVAEIIVLDTYTLKLILSRPAPYLWAVLVTNYGGAVNAKVAREVGDDAFNRLPVGSGPYKVKEWVRGSHVTLIRNDNYRTNMPFVNNKGPNPYIDEIVIRFIPEDLTRITELEAGRVDIVRGVPLEEVRRLRENPNIQLYETLSPGIHYIMVNVKKEPLDDIRVRQAIMTALNRSEIAAILDNNVVPWFSFLSPSQICYNESVERLAENLYEHDLNKARELLRQAGWVDTDGDGIVDKNGIPLKMTLLSPTDDPALKKSAPLIQAQLRKIGIHVEIKEYTYDYIRELTSEWNFELALRRFSWADPDILIYLVHSEYGNYTYSNPEVDELLEMGRSVSDMTERTKVYSRVQEILLKDLPLIPLFVLKEYTAVNKNVKGLIVLPPYGTLIINDAWVEQR, from the coding sequence GTGCATTTAAATAAAGCTATATCTAAGTTCACTGTAATCGTTCTAATTTCAGTTGTGATTATTGCTTTATTAGCTACATACTTTACTCTAATGCCTGCACCCACCCCTACCCCAACCTCGCCTGCGGCGACTACTCCTCAATTAAAGAGGACTTTAGTTATTGCGATACCTGAGGAGCCTATGGGCTTAGACGTGCAGCAAGTAACCTGGTCTAATGAAGTTCATGATCTGATTTTTCAACCTCTGGTAGTGCTTGGGCCAGATATGAATATAGTCCCTGACCTAGCTTTGAGTTGGGAGGTCTCAGAGGACGGCACAGTCATAACCTTTCATATACCTGAAGGCGCTAAGTTCTCTAATGGAGACCCACTGACGGCAGAAGCTATCAAAGAATCAATAGAAAGATATAAAAGCATATCACCTTATGCAGAAGACTTCGCTGACGTGGCAGAGATTATTGTCTTAGATACGTACACACTTAAATTAATTCTCAGCAGGCCGGCACCGTATCTTTGGGCCGTGCTCGTAACTAATTATGGAGGGGCTGTCAACGCTAAGGTAGCTAGAGAAGTTGGTGATGACGCCTTCAACAGACTTCCAGTAGGTAGTGGTCCTTACAAAGTCAAAGAGTGGGTTAGGGGCTCTCACGTAACTCTAATAAGAAACGACAATTACAGAACTAACATGCCCTTCGTGAATAACAAAGGTCCCAACCCATACATAGACGAAATAGTGATAAGATTCATTCCAGAAGACCTTACTAGGATAACAGAGCTTGAGGCAGGCAGAGTAGATATCGTTAGGGGGGTGCCTTTAGAAGAAGTTAGGAGGCTCAGAGAGAACCCGAACATACAACTCTACGAGACCCTGTCTCCAGGCATACACTACATAATGGTTAACGTTAAGAAAGAACCTCTAGACGACATTAGGGTACGTCAAGCAATAATGACGGCACTTAACAGGAGTGAGATAGCCGCAATACTAGACAATAACGTAGTACCCTGGTTTTCTTTCCTCTCGCCCTCACAAATATGCTACAATGAGTCAGTCGAGAGACTTGCTGAGAATCTCTACGAACACGACTTGAATAAAGCTAGAGAACTCCTCAGGCAAGCTGGCTGGGTAGACACAGACGGTGACGGGATAGTTGATAAGAACGGCATCCCGCTAAAAATGACGCTGCTCTCACCAACTGATGACCCAGCACTCAAGAAATCTGCCCCCTTAATTCAAGCACAGCTGAGGAAAATAGGAATACACGTAGAAATTAAGGAATACACGTATGACTATATAAGAGAATTGACTAGTGAGTGGAATTTTGAACTAGCTTTGAGGAGGTTCTCGTGGGCTGACCCAGACATACTGATTTACCTAGTTCACAGCGAGTACGGCAACTACACGTACTCAAACCCTGAAGTAGATGAGTTGCTGGAGATGGGCCGCTCCGTGAGTGACATGACTGAGAGAACTAAAGTTTACTCTAGGGTACAGGAGATATTACTTAAGGATCTCCCGCTGATACCTCTCTTCGTACTCAAGGAATACACGGCTGTTAACAAGAATGTTAAGGGGTTAATAGTGCTCCCACCTTACGGTACGCTCATAATTAACGATGCGTGGGTAGAGCAGAGATAG
- a CDS encoding D-aminoacylase, with protein sequence MSKYDIIIRGGVLVDGTGAPPFRRDIGIADGVIVKISDLSGESAEEIIEARDFFVAPGFIDIHNHSDSSIFMLPTADNYVTQGVTTIVVGNCGYSPAPLTEENKEFIEYGEREFIKEFGSIPWRSFSEYLKNLELLEKSLNVVTLVGHGTLRSAVLGAGEARPTARQLEEMKNLLIEAMNAGAFGMSSGLIYVPGIFSDTIELIELSRVVSRYGGVYATHIRNEGVGLIDAVIEATQVALASGVSLELSHVKAAGPPAWGSVSKVLDLIEEYARRGYDFSADAYPYAASSTSLEALLPAWVREGGYEKMVEKLKKPELLNELKSFLMRYGIPEEMHSDWDKIRVSYSENHPEVLGKNIEEISRIWGVEPVDAIVRLLVEDEGLTNVVMHTMNEDDVVKAVSHPLVAIGSDGSVMRFGEGVPHPRNYGTFPRVIAKYVREMKVLSLPEAIRKMTSLPARKLGLYDRGVLRPGFKADIVVFNYYTIRDRATYENPHTYSTGVEYLLVNGELVVKEGKHTGVKSGKLLRKS encoded by the coding sequence ATGTCTAAATATGACATCATAATTAGGGGAGGTGTGCTCGTTGACGGGACTGGGGCACCACCCTTCAGAAGAGATATCGGAATAGCTGATGGCGTCATAGTTAAGATAAGTGACTTATCTGGTGAGTCGGCTGAGGAGATTATTGAAGCCCGCGACTTCTTCGTGGCTCCAGGCTTCATAGACATCCATAACCATAGCGACAGCAGTATTTTCATGCTTCCTACAGCAGACAACTATGTTACTCAAGGCGTCACCACTATAGTAGTAGGTAATTGCGGGTACTCTCCAGCTCCTTTAACAGAGGAGAACAAAGAATTTATTGAGTATGGCGAGAGAGAATTTATTAAGGAGTTCGGCAGTATTCCCTGGCGTTCTTTTAGTGAGTATCTTAAGAATCTTGAATTACTTGAGAAAAGCTTAAACGTAGTTACTCTAGTTGGTCACGGGACTCTAAGGAGTGCAGTCCTGGGCGCGGGGGAAGCAAGACCTACGGCGAGACAGCTCGAAGAGATGAAGAATTTATTGATTGAAGCTATGAACGCGGGAGCTTTCGGCATGTCTTCAGGTCTTATCTATGTCCCTGGAATTTTCTCAGACACTATTGAGTTGATTGAATTATCTAGAGTAGTCTCGAGATACGGAGGTGTTTACGCAACTCATATCAGGAATGAGGGTGTTGGACTTATAGACGCAGTCATAGAAGCAACGCAAGTCGCGCTAGCTAGTGGCGTCAGTCTAGAGTTATCACATGTTAAGGCAGCTGGACCGCCTGCTTGGGGAAGTGTTTCTAAGGTTCTAGACTTAATAGAGGAGTATGCTAGGAGAGGTTACGACTTCAGTGCCGATGCATATCCCTACGCGGCCAGTTCTACAAGCCTGGAAGCACTACTACCTGCCTGGGTTAGAGAGGGGGGTTACGAGAAAATGGTTGAGAAGTTGAAGAAGCCAGAGTTACTGAATGAGTTAAAAAGTTTTCTAATGAGGTACGGCATACCTGAAGAAATGCATAGTGACTGGGATAAGATAAGAGTTTCATACTCAGAAAATCATCCAGAGGTTCTAGGGAAGAACATAGAAGAAATATCAAGAATATGGGGTGTTGAGCCTGTAGACGCTATAGTTAGGTTGCTTGTAGAAGATGAAGGTCTGACAAATGTTGTGATGCACACTATGAATGAAGACGATGTTGTTAAGGCAGTATCACACCCTCTAGTAGCTATAGGAAGCGACGGTAGCGTGATGAGGTTTGGCGAGGGAGTACCACACCCGAGAAATTACGGGACATTCCCTAGAGTCATCGCTAAGTATGTGAGAGAGATGAAGGTCTTAAGTCTCCCGGAAGCTATAAGGAAAATGACTTCCTTACCTGCTAGAAAATTAGGGCTATACGATAGAGGAGTATTAAGGCCTGGTTTCAAAGCTGATATAGTAGTATTTAATTACTACACTATAAGGGATAGAGCGACTTACGAGAATCCACACACTTATTCGACCGGCGTAGAGTACTTGCTAGTTAACGGCGAGCTCGTAGTAAAAGAGGGTAAACACACAGGAGTTAAGTCGGGGAAGCTATTGAGGAAGTCTTAA